A single genomic interval of Astyanax mexicanus isolate ESR-SI-001 chromosome 4, AstMex3_surface, whole genome shotgun sequence harbors:
- the LOC103038307 gene encoding transmembrane protein 200C, with protein MIATGGLLRITRRQDSLRTKNRAENKRRRKARKKRKNDIVVVKGKLNLCSVSGMAAAFGVLVLMVGIAMAVLGYWPRENLAHTVSLQRVKPVRQPGNSTRNSQQGSNITSNNKLQAQLNGSDATINSTKPIPPASRHVGFFEDFFSNYQYSDNLKVFGPLVMGIGIFLFICANAVLHENRDKKTKIINLRDIYSTVIDIHSLRSKDCAPFNGLLSSSQSRTSDKPGAYGNPMPSRGSWPSSISCKGLDFPGLRRPSCARKCSWSRERQSLTDTIYSIYRDQARFEEPNSTPKDWETRSIVASSVNAFTLPVIKLNNREMEARERDSSGDRVPCSPKEELQSSSQSSTELISTSVQTKAEVSRPALSASQDSKLSSEVQVGSRAHQQQQLLQPSPGVRILGSHLSLNALSDLAGGRQEERSRRFSCPRLDRSGSKGYIKLAELGGDSFEAPDGAAETGPATGPEEALLQQEECVMIAQALPCISLTQLHTDVVPSNFGTTDADMEPKANL; from the coding sequence ATGATAGCCACAGGCGGCCTCCTGAGGATTACCCGGCGCCAGGATTCACTGCGCACCAAGAACCGGGCAGAAAACAAGCGAAGGAGGAAAGccagaaaaaagaggaagaatgACATTGTTGTAGTAAAGGGGAAGCTGAACCTGTGCTCTGTTTCAGGCATGGCAGCTGCGTTCGGAGTCCTGGTCTTGATGGTGGGAATAGCCATGGCAGTCCTGGGCTACTGGCCCAGAGAGAACCTGGCCCATACTGTCAGCTTACAGAGGGTGAAGCCTGTGAGACAACCGGGCAACTCGACCAGAAACTCTCAACAGGGTTCAAACATCACAAGCAATAATAAGCTACAAGCACAGTTGAATGGCAGTGATGCTACAATTAACTCTACCAAGCCCATTCCTCCTGCTTCTCGACATGTTGGGTTCTTTGAAGACTTCTTTTCCAACTACCAGTACTCAGACAACCTCAAAGTGTTCGGGCCACTGGTCATGGGCATTGGCATCTTCCTGTTCATCTGCGCCAACGCCGTGCTACACGAGAACCGTGACAAGAAGACAAAGATCATCAACTTGAGGGACATTTACTCTACCGTCATTGACATCCACAGCCTACGGTCCAAAGACTGTGCTCCTTTCAATGGGCTGTTGAGCAGCTCGCAATCCAGGACCAGTGACAAGCCAGGCGCATATGGCAACCCCATGCCTTCCAGGGGTTCCTGGCCATCCAGTATATCCTGCAAAGGCCTGGACTTTCCTGGACTAAGGAGGCCCTCCTGTGCCAGGAAATGCAGCTGGTCGAGGGAAAGGCAGTCGCTTACTGATACAATATACAGCATTTACAGGGACCAGGCCAGGTTTGAGGAGCCAAACTCCACTCCAAAAGACTGGGAAACTCGCTCCATAGTCGCTTCTTCGGTCAACGCGTTCACTTTGCCCGTGATCAAGCTCAACAACCGTGAAATGGAggccagagagagagactcttctGGGGACAGAGTCCCTTGCAGTCCAAAAGAGGAGCTGCAGTCATCAAGCCAGAGCTCCACAGAGCTAATCAGTACTTCCGTGCAAACCAAGGCGGAAGTTTCAAGGCCGGCTTTGTCAGCATCCCAGGACTCTAAACTTTCAAGTGAGGTTCAGGTAGGATCGAGAGcacaccaacagcagcagctgctgcagcCTAGCCCTGGGGTTAGGATCTTAGGTTCCCACCTGTCCCTGAATGCTCTTTCCGACCTGGCTGGCGGACGCCAGGAAGAAAGGTCTCGGAGGTTCAGCTGTCCGAGGCTCGACCGCTCAGGCAGCAAGGGCTACATCAAGCTGGCCGAGCTTGGAGGAGACTCATTTGAGGCCCCAGATGGGGCGGCGGAAACAGGACCTGCAACTGGACCTGAAGAGGCACTGTTACAGCAGGAGGAATGTGTCATGATTGCACAGGCCCTCCCctgtatctctctcacacaaCTTCATACCGATGTTGTGCCATCAAACTTTGGTACAACCGATGCAGACATGGAGCCAAAGGCGAAtctctga